In Streptomyces chartreusis NRRL 3882, the following are encoded in one genomic region:
- a CDS encoding sensor histidine kinase has product MSPTPPARRLRLGLPRRVFSQVLLMQVAIAAGVAVLATGLFLAPLSNQLDDQAMRRALAIAQTTAQQPGLAREVRDTPPSPNGPVQQEAERIRKATKAEYVVVMDWRGVRWSHTDPKQIGGIVSTDPGQALAGKEVMEIDSGTLGRSARGKVPLRDTDGTVVGAVSVGIAYDSVRARLIHAIPGLLAYAGGALAVGALAAWLISRRVHRQTRDLAFSDIASLLSEREAMLHGIREGVVALDRTGRIRLVNDEAQRLLGIGDAVVGRSPDDALGAGRTADVLAGRVTGTDLLTVRGQRVLVANRMPTDDGGAVATLRDRTELEQLGRELDSTRGLIDALRAQDHEHANRMHTLLGLLELEMYDDAVEFVGEVVGDHRATAEQVTERIEDPLLAALLVGKATVAAERGVALWVSDRTRLPDRLIDPQGLVTVVGNLVDNALDAVAGKPHARVEVELRAEGRTAILRVRDTGPGIPPEHQELIFTEGWSTKKPPAHRERGIGLSLVRRLAERQGGSATVGDAHGGGAEFTVVLPEALAEPGPEPALTVPSAPQTAEEGS; this is encoded by the coding sequence ATGAGCCCCACTCCCCCCGCACGCCGCCTGCGCCTCGGCCTGCCCCGGCGGGTGTTCTCGCAGGTGCTGCTGATGCAGGTGGCGATCGCCGCGGGAGTCGCGGTCCTCGCCACCGGACTGTTCCTCGCCCCCCTGAGCAACCAGCTGGACGACCAGGCGATGCGCCGCGCCCTCGCCATCGCGCAGACCACCGCGCAGCAGCCGGGCCTCGCGAGGGAGGTGAGGGACACGCCTCCCTCACCGAACGGTCCGGTGCAGCAGGAGGCGGAGCGGATCCGGAAGGCCACCAAGGCCGAGTACGTCGTGGTGATGGACTGGCGGGGCGTGCGCTGGTCGCACACCGACCCGAAGCAGATCGGCGGCATCGTCTCGACCGACCCAGGGCAGGCCCTGGCCGGCAAGGAGGTCATGGAGATCGACAGCGGCACCCTGGGCCGCTCCGCCCGCGGCAAGGTGCCGCTGCGCGACACCGACGGCACGGTCGTCGGCGCCGTCTCGGTCGGCATCGCCTACGACAGCGTCCGGGCCCGGCTGATCCACGCGATCCCGGGGCTGCTGGCGTACGCCGGAGGTGCCCTGGCCGTCGGCGCGCTGGCCGCGTGGCTCATCTCCCGGCGGGTCCACCGGCAGACCAGGGACCTGGCCTTCTCGGACATCGCGTCGCTCCTGTCGGAACGTGAGGCGATGCTGCACGGCATCCGGGAGGGCGTCGTCGCCCTGGACCGCACCGGTCGCATCCGTCTCGTCAACGACGAGGCGCAGCGCCTGCTCGGCATCGGGGACGCGGTGGTGGGCCGCTCCCCCGACGATGCGCTAGGCGCGGGCCGCACGGCCGACGTGCTGGCCGGGCGCGTGACCGGCACGGACCTGCTCACCGTGCGGGGCCAGCGGGTGCTGGTCGCCAACCGTATGCCCACGGACGACGGGGGCGCCGTGGCCACCCTGCGCGACCGCACCGAGCTGGAGCAGCTGGGCCGCGAGCTCGACTCCACCCGCGGCCTGATCGACGCCCTGCGCGCCCAGGACCACGAACACGCCAACCGCATGCACACGCTCCTGGGGCTGCTCGAACTGGAGATGTACGACGACGCCGTCGAGTTCGTCGGCGAAGTGGTCGGCGACCACCGGGCCACCGCGGAACAGGTCACGGAACGCATCGAGGACCCGCTGCTCGCGGCCCTGCTGGTCGGCAAGGCGACCGTCGCGGCCGAGCGGGGCGTCGCCCTGTGGGTCTCGGACCGGACCCGGCTGCCCGACCGGCTGATCGATCCCCAGGGGCTCGTCACCGTCGTCGGCAACCTGGTGGACAACGCACTCGACGCCGTCGCGGGCAAGCCGCACGCGCGCGTGGAGGTCGAACTGCGCGCCGAGGGCCGTACGGCGATCCTCCGGGTGCGCGACACGGGCCCGGGAATCCCGCCGGAGCACCAGGAGTTGATCTTCACCGAGGGATGGTCCACGAAGAAGCCACCCGCGCACCGCGAGCGGGGCATCGGCCTCTCCCTGGTGCGCAGGCTCGCCGAGCGGCAGGGGGGCAGCGCGACCGTCGGCGACGCTCATGGCGGGGGTGCGGAGTTCACCGTCGTCCTGCCCGAGGCGCTGGCCGAGCCGGGCCCGGAACCGGCCCTGACCGTGCCGTCAGCTCCGCAGACCGCCGAGGAGGGGTCGTGA
- a CDS encoding response regulator, which produces MIEVLVVDDDTRVARVNAAYVEKVPGFHVAGEAHSAADALRQLETLPRLDLVLMDHYLPDETGLAVVQEMRRRGHQTDVIMVTAARDVSTVQAAMRHGALQYLVKPFAFAGLRAKLEAYAELRRTLDGGGEAEQAEVDRIFGALSTPSEPDLPKGHSPTTAELVRQSLMNADGPLSAQEIAERTGVSRQTAQRYLKLLERTGRARLTLKYGDAGRPEHRYVWATRA; this is translated from the coding sequence ATGATCGAGGTCCTGGTCGTGGACGACGACACAAGGGTCGCGCGGGTCAACGCCGCCTACGTCGAGAAGGTGCCGGGCTTCCATGTCGCGGGCGAGGCCCACAGCGCCGCGGACGCGCTGCGTCAGCTGGAGACGCTGCCCCGGCTCGATCTGGTGCTCATGGACCACTACCTGCCCGACGAGACGGGGCTCGCGGTCGTCCAGGAGATGCGGCGGCGCGGCCACCAGACCGACGTGATCATGGTGACGGCGGCCCGGGACGTGTCCACCGTGCAGGCGGCGATGCGGCACGGCGCTTTGCAGTACCTGGTCAAACCGTTCGCCTTCGCCGGTCTGCGCGCCAAGCTGGAGGCGTACGCGGAGTTGCGCCGCACCCTGGACGGCGGCGGCGAGGCGGAACAGGCCGAGGTGGACCGCATCTTCGGAGCACTGTCGACCCCGTCCGAGCCGGACCTGCCCAAGGGGCACTCCCCCACCACCGCCGAGCTGGTCCGTCAGTCCCTGATGAACGCCGACGGGCCCCTGTCCGCCCAGGAGATCGCCGAACGGACCGGGGTGAGCCGCCAGACCGCCCAGCGCTATCTGAAGCTCCTGGAGCGCACGGGACGGGCCCGGCTGACCCTGAAATACGGCGACGCGGGCCGCCCGGAACACCGTTACGTGTGGGCGACCCGCGCCTAG
- a CDS encoding ABC transporter substrate-binding protein, protein MRTNARYAALAAAGLLALSSLTACANDAASSASTGSGSGGGGKGEQVKIMVGGLDKVIYLPAMLTQRLGYFDAEGLDVQLLSEPAGVQAETALVSGQVQGAVGFYDHTLDLQTKGKHVESVVQFSRAPGEVEIVSTKAAGDITSPKDFKGRKLGITGLGSSTDFLTKYLAVKNGVNVSDFTPVAVGAGPTFISALQKGSIDGGMTTDPTVAQVLDKKAGRILLDMRTPQGSQEALGGPYPSSSLYMQTDWVNSHKATVQKLVNAFVKTLTWMSTHSASQIADKMPADYSQGDKALYAQAIKSTLPMFTKDGVMPAGGPETVEKVLKAFNPNIKNAKVDLSQTYTTEFAKKATG, encoded by the coding sequence ATGCGCACCAACGCCCGATACGCCGCCCTGGCCGCCGCCGGCCTGCTCGCCCTCTCCTCGCTCACCGCCTGTGCCAACGACGCCGCCAGTTCGGCGTCGACCGGCTCCGGCAGCGGAGGCGGCGGCAAGGGCGAGCAGGTCAAGATCATGGTCGGTGGCCTGGACAAGGTCATCTACCTGCCCGCCATGCTCACCCAGCGGCTCGGCTACTTCGACGCCGAGGGACTCGACGTGCAGTTGCTGAGCGAGCCCGCCGGCGTCCAGGCCGAGACTGCGCTGGTCTCCGGCCAGGTCCAGGGCGCCGTCGGCTTCTACGACCACACCCTCGACCTGCAGACCAAGGGCAAGCACGTCGAGTCGGTCGTGCAGTTCTCGCGCGCCCCGGGCGAGGTCGAGATCGTCTCCACCAAAGCGGCGGGCGACATCACCTCGCCCAAGGACTTCAAGGGGAGGAAGCTCGGCATCACCGGCCTCGGTTCCTCGACCGACTTCCTCACCAAGTACCTCGCCGTCAAGAACGGCGTGAACGTCAGCGACTTCACGCCCGTCGCCGTCGGTGCCGGCCCGACGTTCATCTCAGCGCTCCAGAAGGGCTCGATCGACGGCGGTATGACGACCGATCCGACGGTGGCGCAGGTCCTGGACAAGAAGGCAGGCAGGATCCTTCTCGACATGCGGACGCCGCAGGGGTCCCAGGAGGCGCTCGGTGGTCCCTATCCGTCGTCAAGTCTGTACATGCAGACGGACTGGGTGAACAGCCACAAGGCCACCGTCCAGAAGCTGGTCAACGCATTCGTCAAGACGCTCACGTGGATGTCCACCCACAGCGCGTCCCAGATCGCCGACAAGATGCCGGCCGACTACTCGCAGGGCGACAAGGCTCTCTACGCACAGGCGATCAAGAGCACGCTGCCGATGTTCACCAAGGACGGCGTGATGCCCGCGGGCGGTCCCGAGACGGTCGAGAAGGTGCTCAAGGCGTTCAACCCCAACATCAAGAACGCCAAGGTCGACCTGAGTCAGACCTACACGACGGAGTTCGCGAAGAAGGCCACGGGCTGA
- a CDS encoding ABC transporter permease, with the protein MSPELISTPVVETAKAPDRAHSRARAAHRRKVLINLVRALLLVGVLGLWEALSRAKVIDPFNFSMPSQIWDQISTWVMHGTALGSLGEQIWYTLYEALLGWVLGVVTGVVLGIALGRITLLADVLGPYIKVLNSIPRIVLAPIFVIWFGLGPASKVASAVVLVFFPVFFNAFQGAREVDRNLVSNARILGASDRRVTLQVVIPSATSWIFTSLHVSFGFALIGAIVGEYIGATKGIGLLVAQSQGTFNAAGVYAAMVILAVVALLAEGLLTFAERRIFRWKPADSER; encoded by the coding sequence ATGTCGCCTGAGCTCATCAGCACACCGGTCGTGGAGACGGCCAAGGCGCCGGACCGCGCCCACTCGCGTGCCCGCGCCGCACACAGGCGGAAAGTCCTGATCAACCTCGTCCGGGCGCTGCTGCTGGTCGGAGTCCTCGGACTGTGGGAGGCGCTGTCCCGGGCCAAGGTCATCGACCCGTTCAACTTCTCCATGCCCTCGCAGATCTGGGACCAGATCTCGACCTGGGTCATGCACGGGACCGCGCTCGGCTCCCTGGGCGAGCAGATCTGGTACACGCTTTACGAGGCGCTGCTCGGCTGGGTCCTCGGTGTGGTCACGGGTGTCGTGCTCGGCATCGCGCTGGGGCGGATCACATTGCTCGCCGATGTTCTTGGTCCATACATCAAGGTGCTCAACTCGATTCCCCGGATCGTCCTCGCGCCGATCTTCGTGATCTGGTTCGGGCTCGGCCCGGCCTCCAAGGTCGCCTCGGCCGTCGTCCTGGTCTTCTTCCCGGTGTTCTTCAACGCCTTCCAAGGCGCCCGCGAGGTGGACCGGAACCTCGTCTCCAACGCCCGGATCCTGGGCGCGAGCGACCGTCGGGTGACCCTGCAGGTGGTCATCCCGTCCGCCACATCCTGGATCTTCACCAGCCTCCACGTCAGCTTCGGCTTCGCCCTCATCGGCGCCATCGTCGGCGAGTACATCGGCGCCACCAAGGGCATCGGCCTGCTCGTCGCGCAGTCCCAGGGCACCTTCAACGCGGCCGGGGTGTACGCGGCGATGGTCATCCTCGCCGTCGTCGCGCTCCTCGCCGAAGGGCTGCTCACCTTCGCCGAGCGCCGCATCTTCCGCTGGAAGCCCGCGGACTCCGAGCGCTGA
- a CDS encoding ABC transporter ATP-binding protein: MSADTSPAIELRGASKTFRTPSGGLHTAVRDLDLTVGRGEFVAVVGPTGCGKSTTLTLVSGLEEPTEGEVLVAGEPVLGVGDKVGFVFQQDATFPWRTVLSNVMAGPRFRGVSKAEAKRKARDWLARVGLEAFEDRYPHQLSGGQRKRVALAATFVNDPEILLMDEPFSALDVQTRALMSDELLELWEGTRASVVFVTHDLEESIALADKVVVMTAGPATVKQVFTIDLPRPRKVEAVRLEPRFIEIYREIWESLGEEVRITRERGAAHVA; the protein is encoded by the coding sequence ATGAGCGCAGACACCAGCCCCGCCATTGAGCTGCGGGGCGCGAGCAAGACGTTCAGGACCCCGTCGGGAGGCCTGCACACGGCCGTCCGGGACCTGGATCTCACGGTCGGCCGTGGAGAGTTCGTCGCGGTCGTCGGCCCCACGGGCTGCGGCAAGTCGACCACGTTGACTCTGGTCAGCGGCCTGGAGGAGCCCACCGAGGGTGAGGTGCTGGTCGCCGGGGAGCCGGTGCTCGGCGTCGGCGACAAGGTCGGCTTCGTCTTTCAGCAGGACGCCACCTTCCCCTGGCGCACGGTGCTGTCCAATGTGATGGCGGGACCGCGTTTCCGTGGCGTGTCCAAGGCGGAGGCGAAGCGGAAGGCGCGCGACTGGCTGGCCCGGGTCGGCCTCGAGGCCTTCGAGGACCGCTACCCGCACCAGCTCTCCGGCGGACAGCGCAAACGCGTCGCGCTCGCCGCGACCTTCGTCAACGACCCAGAGATCCTGCTCATGGACGAGCCGTTCTCGGCACTCGACGTGCAGACCAGGGCGCTGATGTCGGACGAGCTGCTCGAACTGTGGGAAGGCACCCGCGCCTCGGTCGTCTTCGTCACGCACGACCTGGAGGAGTCCATCGCGCTGGCCGACAAAGTCGTCGTGATGACCGCCGGGCCCGCGACCGTCAAGCAGGTCTTCACCATCGACCTGCCGCGGCCCCGCAAGGTCGAGGCGGTGCGCCTGGAGCCGCGGTTCATAGAGATCTACCGCGAGATCTGGGAGTCCCTCGGTGAAGAGGTGCGCATCACCCGCGAGAGGGGTGCCGCCCATGTCGCCTGA
- a CDS encoding response regulator, whose product MIDVLVVDDDFRVAEINAKYVGRVPGFRVAARAHNAAQALAAVQRGGIDLVLLDHYLPDGTGLELVHRMREQGHGADVIMITAAGDVATIQAAMRLGALHYLVKPFTFAALHTRLESYAALRRTVERVGGGRGVAVQEQVDRIFSALRTTPALASPGLPSGHSEPTTELICRVLHRADHPLSAHEVAAETGLSRSTAQRYLRRLEQSGRLRLSLKYGDTGRPEHRYAWVAP is encoded by the coding sequence ATGATTGACGTCCTGGTCGTGGACGACGACTTCCGTGTCGCCGAGATCAACGCCAAGTACGTGGGAAGGGTTCCCGGCTTCCGGGTGGCGGCCCGCGCGCACAACGCTGCCCAGGCTCTGGCGGCCGTGCAGCGCGGAGGGATCGATCTGGTCCTGCTGGACCACTATCTCCCCGACGGGACAGGCCTCGAACTCGTCCACCGCATGCGGGAACAGGGGCACGGCGCCGACGTCATCATGATCACCGCGGCCGGAGACGTGGCGACCATCCAGGCCGCCATGCGCCTGGGCGCCCTGCACTACCTGGTCAAACCGTTCACTTTCGCCGCGTTGCACACCCGCCTGGAGTCCTACGCCGCCCTGCGTCGCACCGTCGAGCGGGTCGGTGGCGGCCGCGGCGTCGCCGTCCAGGAACAGGTCGACCGGATCTTCAGCGCCCTGCGCACCACCCCGGCCCTCGCGTCGCCCGGCCTGCCGAGCGGCCACTCGGAGCCGACGACGGAACTGATCTGCCGCGTCCTGCACCGCGCCGACCACCCCCTCTCCGCCCACGAGGTCGCCGCCGAGACCGGTCTGAGCCGCTCCACCGCCCAGCGCTACCTGCGCCGCCTGGAGCAGTCCGGCCGCCTGCGCCTCTCCCTCAAGTACGGCGACACGGGCCGGCCTGAGCACCGCTACGCATGGGTGGCGCCGTAG
- a CDS encoding cation acetate symporter codes for MTGEQQTLALLLFSGFVAVTLAITTWVSRNRRGSAEEFYAGGRLFSPMENGFAIAGDYMSAASFLGATGLIALFGYDGLLYVVGFLVAWLVVLFLVAELVRNCGRFTLADVVAARMRERPVRIAAGTSSVTVSVLYLVAQMVGAGSLVALLLGGTSGAARAWTVIGVGALMVIYVSLGGMRATTWIQIVKAVLLLGGTIALTVLVLVRFHGDLDGLLLTAAERSGHGEAFLVPGLKYGGDWTARFDFISLGLALVLGTAGLPHILSRFYTVPTARAARRSVVWAVGLIGGFYLMTIVLGFGAAAIVGPDAVRESNAAGNTAVPLLALDLGGGAGSTGGTVLFAVVAAVAFATILAVVAGITLASSASVAHDLYASLRRRGGRPRSEVAVARVAAVGVGVVAIALGLLARDLNVAFLVGLAFAVAASANLPVLLYSLFWRGFTTRGAVWAVYGGLVPAVVLVVLSPVVSGSPDSLFPNVDLQYFPLQNPGLVSIPLGFLAGWLGTVTAAEVPDEAKHAETEVRSLTGAGAA; via the coding sequence GTGACGGGCGAACAGCAGACGCTGGCGCTGCTGCTGTTCAGCGGATTCGTCGCGGTCACGCTGGCGATCACGACGTGGGTGAGCCGCAACCGGCGCGGTTCGGCGGAGGAGTTCTACGCGGGCGGGCGGCTCTTCTCACCCATGGAGAATGGTTTTGCCATCGCGGGTGACTACATGTCGGCCGCCTCCTTCCTCGGGGCCACCGGGCTCATCGCGCTGTTCGGCTACGACGGGCTGCTGTATGTCGTCGGCTTCCTCGTGGCCTGGCTGGTGGTGCTGTTCCTCGTGGCCGAACTGGTCCGCAACTGCGGCCGGTTCACTCTCGCCGACGTCGTGGCGGCGCGAATGCGGGAGCGGCCCGTACGGATCGCGGCGGGAACCTCCTCGGTCACCGTGTCCGTTCTATATCTGGTGGCGCAGATGGTCGGCGCGGGCAGCCTGGTGGCGCTGCTGCTCGGAGGCACGAGCGGGGCGGCGCGGGCCTGGACCGTCATCGGCGTCGGCGCACTCATGGTGATCTATGTGTCGCTGGGAGGGATGCGGGCGACGACGTGGATCCAGATCGTCAAGGCCGTCCTGCTGCTCGGCGGCACGATCGCGCTGACGGTGCTCGTCCTGGTGCGCTTCCACGGCGACCTGGACGGGTTGCTGCTCACGGCGGCCGAGCGCAGCGGTCACGGGGAGGCGTTTCTGGTGCCCGGGCTGAAGTACGGCGGGGACTGGACCGCCCGTTTCGACTTCATCAGTCTGGGGCTGGCCCTGGTGCTGGGCACGGCGGGGCTGCCGCACATCCTGTCCCGGTTCTACACCGTGCCCACCGCGCGCGCCGCACGTCGCTCGGTCGTCTGGGCCGTCGGGCTCATCGGCGGTTTCTACCTGATGACGATCGTGCTCGGGTTCGGCGCGGCCGCCATCGTGGGGCCGGACGCGGTACGAGAGTCGAACGCGGCCGGGAACACGGCTGTCCCGCTGCTGGCGCTCGACCTGGGCGGTGGTGCCGGATCCACGGGTGGAACGGTCCTCTTCGCGGTGGTCGCAGCGGTCGCCTTCGCCACGATCCTCGCCGTGGTCGCCGGGATCACGCTCGCGTCGTCGGCGTCGGTCGCCCACGACCTGTACGCGTCCCTGCGGCGCCGGGGCGGCAGGCCCCGCAGCGAAGTGGCCGTGGCCCGGGTCGCGGCCGTGGGTGTCGGCGTGGTGGCGATCGCCCTCGGTCTGCTGGCGCGGGATCTCAACGTCGCGTTCCTGGTGGGCCTCGCCTTCGCCGTCGCCGCGTCGGCGAACCTTCCGGTGCTGCTCTACTCCCTGTTCTGGCGCGGCTTCACCACACGCGGTGCCGTGTGGGCCGTCTACGGTGGCCTGGTCCCGGCCGTGGTGCTCGTGGTGCTGTCCCCGGTGGTCTCCGGAAGCCCCGATTCGCTGTTCCCGAACGTCGATCTCCAGTACTTCCCGTTGCAGAACCCGGGCCTGGTCTCGATCCCGCTGGGCTTCCTCGCGGGCTGGCTGGGCACGGTCACCGCGGCGGAGGTCCCGGACGAGGCCAAGCACGCGGAGACCGAGGTGCGGTCGCTGACCGGGGCGGGAGCGGCGTAG
- a CDS encoding DUF485 domain-containing protein: MQPSKGRPHRDGAGQESPVERLDGVGHGPAEEAGHPRYDDPWYDALASGWGESAGAGAPAPAVVPSARGEGEAGVAAADVYLEVQRSAAFQEVRRRYRRFVVPASVAFFAWYVGYVVAATAAPELMARPVVGAVNVALLAGLGQFLTTFLFTWAYSRHARLRRDRAALDLRWDTQELTRGVNGGVS, from the coding sequence ATGCAGCCAAGCAAGGGCCGTCCCCATAGAGATGGGGCTGGTCAGGAAAGTCCGGTCGAGCGACTCGACGGTGTCGGCCACGGCCCGGCCGAGGAGGCCGGACACCCGAGGTACGACGATCCCTGGTACGACGCCCTCGCCTCCGGATGGGGCGAGTCGGCCGGTGCCGGGGCGCCGGCTCCGGCGGTGGTTCCGTCGGCACGCGGGGAGGGCGAGGCCGGGGTCGCGGCGGCCGATGTGTATCTGGAGGTGCAGCGCAGCGCGGCCTTCCAGGAGGTCAGGCGGCGGTACCGGCGGTTCGTGGTGCCGGCCTCCGTGGCGTTCTTCGCCTGGTACGTGGGGTACGTCGTGGCTGCCACGGCCGCGCCGGAGCTGATGGCCCGGCCCGTGGTGGGAGCGGTGAACGTGGCGCTGCTGGCGGGGCTCGGGCAGTTCCTGACCACGTTCCTGTTCACCTGGGCCTACTCGCGGCACGCGCGGCTGCGCAGGGACCGGGCGGCGCTCGACCTGCGCTGGGACACACAGGAACTGACGCGTGGCGTGAACGGCGGTGTCTCGTGA
- a CDS encoding response regulator transcription factor, whose protein sequence is MTEEAERKTARVVVADDQTVVREGIVMLLGLLPGIEVVGSAGDGEEAVRLVAEVAPDVVLMDLRMPRCDGVEATHRIRAEYPGTQVVVLTTYADDESLFPALAAGARGYLTKDAGGEEIVRAVHSVLSGDAGLSPGIQRRLLERLTEPEARPAAPPEAPDGLTVRETEVLLLIAEGLSNQEIGRRLHVSTATVKTHINNLFAKTGLKDRAQAVRYAYGKGLVRPPAG, encoded by the coding sequence ATGACGGAGGAGGCCGAGCGGAAGACCGCTCGGGTGGTGGTCGCGGACGACCAGACCGTGGTGCGGGAGGGCATCGTGATGCTGCTCGGTCTGCTGCCCGGGATCGAGGTGGTCGGCTCGGCGGGGGACGGGGAGGAGGCAGTGCGGCTCGTCGCGGAAGTCGCCCCGGACGTGGTGCTGATGGACCTGCGCATGCCTCGCTGCGACGGAGTGGAGGCGACCCACAGGATCCGCGCGGAGTACCCCGGGACACAGGTCGTGGTGCTCACGACGTACGCCGACGACGAGTCGCTCTTCCCGGCACTGGCAGCAGGAGCGCGCGGTTATCTTACGAAGGACGCCGGCGGGGAGGAGATCGTGCGGGCCGTGCACAGCGTGCTGTCAGGGGACGCGGGGCTGTCGCCCGGCATTCAGAGGCGGCTGCTGGAGCGTCTGACCGAGCCCGAGGCGAGACCGGCCGCGCCGCCCGAGGCGCCGGACGGGCTCACCGTGCGGGAGACGGAGGTGCTGCTGCTCATCGCCGAGGGGCTCAGCAACCAGGAGATCGGCCGCAGACTGCATGTCTCCACCGCGACCGTGAAGACCCACATCAACAACCTGTTCGCCAAGACGGGGCTCAAGGACCGTGCGCAGGCGGTGCGTTACGCGTACGGAAAGGGGCTGGTGCGGCCACCAGCGGGTTGA
- a CDS encoding sensor histidine kinase, which yields MKENAWTRWPSREALSREGLPRSRCLLAWTVRALVLGVLMWGAFDESEARGWKAAAGAGGVLLAALLAWVFFRTTLQHRLWPSLASLALLQGVAVAAQMLGFTVAALVMWCGCAVSALERLPPAVALGAAGVALGSFGVVNNDDALTSVVTGVGLALAGYTLRLDAEARAGAQRLLAQERAARAAEAETAALAERARIAREIHDVLAHSLSAQLVHLEAARLLIERGGEREQVLERVVAAREMARGGLAETRQALSALRGELTPLEEFLNQLVGTTDGAEITITGERRALPAEASQAVRRAAQEALTNARKHAPGAKVRLWLDFSPHEVTLDVRDSGGSPGELTGTGAGYGLLGMRERAELLGGSLETGPGEEGFVVTLKVPV from the coding sequence GTGAAGGAGAACGCCTGGACACGCTGGCCTTCCCGGGAGGCGCTGAGCCGCGAGGGACTCCCACGTTCCCGGTGCTTGCTGGCCTGGACGGTGAGGGCTCTGGTCCTCGGCGTGCTCATGTGGGGGGCCTTCGACGAGAGCGAGGCGCGTGGCTGGAAGGCGGCGGCCGGAGCCGGAGGGGTGCTTCTGGCGGCGTTGCTGGCCTGGGTGTTCTTCCGGACCACGCTCCAGCATCGGCTGTGGCCGTCGCTGGCGTCGCTCGCGCTGCTTCAGGGCGTCGCCGTCGCGGCCCAGATGTTGGGCTTCACAGTCGCGGCCCTGGTCATGTGGTGTGGATGTGCCGTCTCGGCGCTGGAGCGGCTCCCACCGGCAGTCGCCCTCGGCGCAGCGGGCGTGGCACTCGGTTCGTTCGGAGTCGTCAACAACGACGACGCGCTGACATCCGTGGTCACCGGTGTCGGCCTCGCCCTGGCCGGATACACGCTGCGCCTGGACGCCGAGGCCCGCGCCGGCGCCCAGCGGCTGCTCGCCCAGGAGCGGGCCGCCCGTGCGGCCGAGGCGGAGACGGCGGCGCTCGCGGAGCGGGCCCGGATAGCGCGGGAGATCCACGACGTGCTGGCGCACAGCCTGTCTGCCCAGCTCGTGCACCTGGAGGCGGCTCGGCTGCTGATCGAGCGCGGAGGGGAGCGGGAGCAGGTACTCGAACGAGTGGTGGCGGCACGGGAGATGGCGCGTGGCGGGCTTGCCGAGACGCGGCAGGCGCTCTCCGCCCTGCGCGGGGAGCTGACCCCGCTGGAGGAGTTCCTGAACCAGTTGGTGGGAACCACCGACGGCGCCGAGATCACCATCACGGGTGAACGCAGGGCGCTGCCGGCCGAGGCTTCGCAGGCTGTGCGCAGAGCCGCTCAGGAGGCTCTGACGAATGCCCGCAAGCACGCCCCGGGCGCCAAGGTGCGCCTGTGGCTCGACTTCAGCCCACACGAAGTGACCCTGGATGTGCGGGACTCGGGCGGCTCGCCGGGCGAGCTGACCGGGACGGGAGCCGGGTACGGTCTGCTGGGCATGCGGGAGCGAGCAGAACTGCTGGGCGGTTCGCTCGAGACCGGGCCGGGTGAGGAGGGGTTCGTGGTCACGTTGAAGGTGCCGGTATGA
- a CDS encoding DUF1453 family protein: protein MSGLVDALVVVVVAVLVIARQFRATPIDSERRWWLLPAILAVVALREPGLLDDRQHTASALLLGAELLVGLATGAGWAWTTRIWAEPDGTVWSKSSTASVAVWIVGIGLRVGLFALGAAVGVHQDSSALLLGLAGTLLVRAGILAWRGRLLRPAVNSGRAYGDSTLGHAGKEHV, encoded by the coding sequence ATGTCCGGGCTCGTCGACGCGCTGGTGGTCGTGGTCGTGGCCGTGCTGGTGATCGCCCGGCAGTTCCGCGCAACCCCCATCGACAGCGAGCGTCGCTGGTGGCTCCTGCCCGCGATCCTGGCCGTTGTCGCGCTGCGCGAGCCCGGCCTGCTCGACGACCGTCAGCACACAGCCTCGGCGCTCCTGCTCGGCGCCGAACTGCTCGTCGGCCTGGCCACCGGGGCGGGCTGGGCCTGGACCACCCGCATATGGGCGGAGCCGGACGGGACCGTATGGAGCAAGAGCAGCACGGCGAGCGTTGCCGTCTGGATTGTCGGAATCGGGCTGCGCGTCGGGCTCTTCGCGCTGGGTGCCGCGGTGGGCGTTCACCAGGACAGCTCCGCCCTGCTGCTGGGGCTCGCCGGCACCCTGCTCGTCCGGGCCGGAATCCTGGCCTGGCGAGGTCGGTTGCTGCGTCCTGCCGTGAACTCGGGCCGGGCGTACGGTGACAGCACCTTGGGGCACGCGGGGAAGGAGCACGTGTGA